A section of the Verrucomicrobia bacterium CG1_02_43_26 genome encodes:
- a CDS encoding hydroxymethylbilane synthase, giving the protein MERKLKIASRRSPLALIQTNMVGEHLAGVSGYEIVEKVTTGDKQQGWSLEKQGGKGLFTKELEEALLSGEADIAMHSAKDLPTELPKGLVIAGYLPRDTPNDVLILRENIVGSPHKIATASPRRRAQVRVMYPKAEFLEIRGNVATRLNKMVDGYADATVMAAAGLKRLNIESYSGLKFIPLAVDHMVPAVGQGAIAIECHKDRIEEFRPLLDAETFQSVSIERIFLTMLGGGCQTAVGGHFTDGHLHIFHEAAGYSKHPLHNIVDLGQTAERIADIIQAIGVLQ; this is encoded by the coding sequence ATGGAAAGAAAACTTAAAATAGCGAGCAGACGCAGCCCCTTGGCGCTGATTCAAACGAATATGGTAGGCGAACACTTAGCGGGCGTATCCGGTTATGAGATCGTTGAAAAGGTGACTACTGGTGATAAACAGCAAGGATGGTCTTTAGAGAAACAAGGTGGGAAAGGCCTTTTTACGAAAGAACTTGAAGAAGCTCTCCTTTCAGGGGAAGCCGATATCGCAATGCACAGCGCGAAAGATCTGCCAACAGAACTACCCAAGGGCCTTGTGATCGCAGGCTATCTGCCAAGAGACACTCCCAATGATGTGCTGATCCTGAGAGAAAATATAGTTGGATCGCCCCATAAAATTGCTACAGCTAGCCCCAGAAGGCGTGCTCAAGTGCGTGTAATGTACCCTAAAGCTGAGTTTTTAGAAATACGAGGGAATGTAGCCACTCGACTGAATAAGATGGTAGATGGCTATGCGGATGCTACCGTTATGGCAGCGGCTGGGCTTAAGCGCTTAAACATAGAAAGCTATAGTGGCTTAAAGTTCATCCCATTAGCCGTGGATCATATGGTGCCTGCGGTAGGACAAGGTGCAATCGCGATTGAATGCCATAAAGACAGGATTGAGGAATTCAGACCCCTGCTTGATGCGGAGACATTTCAATCCGTTTCTATTGAAAGAATTTTCCTGACCATGTTAGGCGGTGGGTGCCAAACTGCTGTTGGCGGGCATTTTACAGATGGTCACTTGCATATTTTTCACGAAGCCGCGGGGTACAGCAAGCACCCCCTCCACAATATAGTGGATTTAGGCCAGACAGCAGAGCGGATTGCTGATATCATACAAGCAATTGGAGTGTTACAGTAA